The genomic region ACACCTGGGATACGCAGGGCGGTCGGGAGATAACCGTCGAAGAATTAATGAAAGATGTAGCCTCTTATCGCCATTTTATGAACGCATCCGGTGGAGGCGTAACAGCATCTGGCGGAGAAGCTATTTTACAGGCGGAATTTGTAAGAGACTGGTTTCGTGCATGCCGGGCTGAGGGGATCAATACCTGTCTGGACACCAATGGTTTTGTTCGTCGCTATGATCCGATTATTGATGATCTACTTGAGGTTACTGATTTAGTTATGTTGGACCTGAAGCAAATCAATAACGATGTCCATCAAATCCTTGTCGGTGTATCAAACCATCGTACGCTTGATTTTGCACGCTATCTGGCAAAGAAAAATATTCGGACATGGGTGCGCTATGTTATCGTGCCTGGCTATTCTGACGATGACGATTCCGCCCATCGCCTGGGGAAGTTCACGCGTGATATGGATAACGTAGAGAAAATCGAACTGTTACCCTACCACGAGCTTGGAAAACATAAATGGGTTGCGATGGGCCATGAATATAAGCTGCATAATGTGCATCCGCCCAAAACCGAGACCATTGAACGGATAAAGGATATTTTGTCCAGCTATGGTCATAAGGTAATATACTGATCTACATACTTAATGCAACAGATCTGCTTAAGCATGCGCAATCGGCGTAACATGATGATCGGCTTTACGCAGTAGCATCACCAGATACAGCAGCGACACGCCGGCAATCATGACAAACAGCATATGATCGGAATAATTCTGCATCAGTGCTGATGTCATTGCAGGGCCAGCAAGGCTGCCGATAGTGTAGCTAAGTAGCAGGGCCTGATTCATCGCAACCAGTTGATGATGCACCACTTTCTCACAAGCCCATAACATCGCAACAGGGTAAAGCGTGAACCCAGCCCCGCCGAGAATAAAGAGTGCTGGTGCCATTGCGGCGTTGCCCAGCATCGCGAGTGCACCAATAATAATGGCAAATACCTGAACCCGAAGTACAAGTAAGCGGCCGAACCGGTCCGCGAGACGTCCTGTTGGCCACTGACCAACGATGCCAGAGCTGATCAATAAAGCCATCCAGTAACCAACCGTTGAGTCGCTCATTCCCTGGTGAGAAAGATAAAGCGGCATGAGTCCATAAAGTGAACCCAATAAAATACCGGAAATAATGCAGCCATTAATCCCAAGACGTGCGCTACGTAAACGCAATATTGACCACATACGTGATGGCTGAGTCTCTTCATCATTGCTTTTTGCCATGATTTTCGTAAAGACCAGCGGCAGAATGGCTACCAGCACCAGTCCCGTTACCCAGGGAATGACCTGAATCAGTTCCGTTGACACTTTGCTGACAAGAATCTGGCCCACCACGGTGCCGAGGTAGTAAACCATCATATAGGCAGCGAGCAACTGCCCACGGTTGCGGATAGTGCCGCTGCAAAGTAAAGCGCTTTCAACAACCACCCAGAGTAATGCGCAACCGATACCAGCAACAAATCGCCACGCCGACCACGCCAGCAGACCGTTTTGAAAAATCAGTGCCATTGTACCCAGCGCAAAAATAATCGAGGCAATGTAATAGCTGCGGTTGAAACCTAAACGTTTTATCGCTGTACCCGCCAGTAACGTCCCGACCAGGTTACCGCTATACCACGAAGAACTGACCATACCCACCTGCCACGTCGGCAATGAACCGTGAGTAAGCCAAAGTGGTACCAGCGTATTGAGTACGGCAATGGAGATAGTAAGCAGCAGCAGACCACAAAGCAGGACAATTACGGGTCGGGACCAGGTAGACATTATTTAAAACAACCAAAAGGGCGGGGAAATTTCGCGCATCATGCCAGTAAAGAAATTATTGTCAACGGCTTAAAATCGACCACCGCACAATTTGCCCGACAAGGATTTAATTTTTTTATCTGCAATCGCAATACGGCGTGAAATTCATATTCAGAATAGAAGCTATCAAATTGAAATTTATCAATTTATTTTACTATACATTACGCTAATCGATGATATTTATTGCTTGTAGAATTCGCTGAAATATTAAGTTATTTACCTGTCAGGCCTCAAAACTGAAGCAGTAAAGAAAAAAGCCTGCTGGTTAACCAGCAGGCTTCAATGCATTAATTAGCCAATGTATTCCAGCCCTCTCATATATTTCTTCAGTACCTCAGGCACTGCAATTCGACCATCGGCCTGCTGATAGTTTTCCAGTACAGCAACCAGAGCACGACCTACCGCCAACCCTGAACCATTCAAGGTGTGAACCAGACGTGGTTTCTTCTCCGTTTTACTACGG from Erwinia tracheiphila harbors:
- the pflA gene encoding pyruvate formate lyase 1-activating protein, producing MSVKGRIHSFESCGTVDGPGIRFITFFQGCLMRCLYCHNRDTWDTQGGREITVEELMKDVASYRHFMNASGGGVTASGGEAILQAEFVRDWFRACRAEGINTCLDTNGFVRRYDPIIDDLLEVTDLVMLDLKQINNDVHQILVGVSNHRTLDFARYLAKKNIRTWVRYVIVPGYSDDDDSAHRLGKFTRDMDNVEKIELLPYHELGKHKWVAMGHEYKLHNVHPPKTETIERIKDILSSYGHKVIY
- a CDS encoding MFS transporter codes for the protein MSTWSRPVIVLLCGLLLLTISIAVLNTLVPLWLTHGSLPTWQVGMVSSSWYSGNLVGTLLAGTAIKRLGFNRSYYIASIIFALGTMALIFQNGLLAWSAWRFVAGIGCALLWVVVESALLCSGTIRNRGQLLAAYMMVYYLGTVVGQILVSKVSTELIQVIPWVTGLVLVAILPLVFTKIMAKSNDEETQPSRMWSILRLRSARLGINGCIISGILLGSLYGLMPLYLSHQGMSDSTVGYWMALLISSGIVGQWPTGRLADRFGRLLVLRVQVFAIIIGALAMLGNAAMAPALFILGGAGFTLYPVAMLWACEKVVHHQLVAMNQALLLSYTIGSLAGPAMTSALMQNYSDHMLFVMIAGVSLLYLVMLLRKADHHVTPIAHA